One genomic window of Myxococcales bacterium includes the following:
- a CDS encoding DUF4157 domain-containing protein encodes MQTAEARARESGHEAPVTAEQAPTADADSAAAQRGQAQDLRLDGFLAGGSEASPLDSGMRGRAEQSLGVDLGGVRVHQGEQASAANSQLGSRAFAHGSDVVLGAGASNSANPVMAHELAHVAQQQGAAPGVAMLSERGARGSAHEVDADQAAAAIMIGAPAKVSQVGAESIMCFEGAEHMDLGNAAYNDQQVTVGGVTLPAGAFTAMQGDFFGTWAELERTCTSNPALIMEYYGILQREGRLRAAHLRDPANNPEPDSNGPIMLAGRGARATEYLGLASANFNHFSDQSADSDALFDGAATMNAAYKPEIDAAKGKFGMNIGQWLTMHLSAGQRAFLDGMQGKPFGGAAVAMDAGALHYLTDAFAAGHMRTPRTAMAEEYKRVFKAAARAEVGKLVDPIPNSLDVTSWIRQGIAAASPAMVRGVTGWVGDQIPAMSISLVAMKTAIRAKLNPVADQIGEAIASSVAGFSAKVLHDYDNEHGVEAFNDAGEHWVSKGDHNLAGSAENEKIAIAASTASATHMHQLHAAGVAKKGAANATREVMPFISLAPITSRLPQMTDATKNEGTTPGGARDWHWATMNPTYRAQVKQNAINSVKDTVASATDALKEKVREAVQAAIASALSTLGHYTAMIQAYAGAIVDKIMDYVGSIDPTVLINAILR; translated from the coding sequence ATGCAGACCGCTGAAGCACGCGCGCGCGAATCAGGCCACGAGGCGCCCGTCACCGCCGAGCAGGCGCCCACCGCCGACGCGGACAGCGCGGCGGCGCAGCGCGGCCAGGCCCAGGACCTCCGCCTCGACGGCTTCCTCGCCGGTGGCAGCGAGGCCAGCCCGCTCGACAGCGGCATGCGCGGCCGGGCCGAGCAGTCGCTCGGCGTCGATCTCGGCGGCGTCCGCGTCCACCAGGGCGAGCAGGCCAGCGCCGCCAACAGCCAGCTGGGTTCGCGGGCGTTCGCGCACGGCTCCGACGTCGTGCTCGGCGCCGGCGCCTCCAACAGCGCCAACCCGGTCATGGCCCACGAGCTGGCCCACGTCGCGCAGCAGCAGGGCGCGGCGCCGGGCGTGGCGATGCTGTCCGAGCGCGGCGCCCGCGGCAGCGCCCACGAGGTCGACGCCGATCAGGCCGCGGCCGCGATCATGATCGGCGCGCCGGCCAAGGTGAGCCAGGTCGGCGCCGAGTCGATCATGTGCTTCGAGGGCGCCGAGCACATGGACCTCGGCAACGCCGCCTACAACGACCAGCAGGTGACGGTCGGCGGGGTCACGCTCCCGGCCGGCGCGTTCACCGCGATGCAGGGCGACTTCTTCGGTACCTGGGCCGAGCTCGAGCGCACCTGCACGTCCAACCCCGCGCTGATCATGGAGTACTACGGCATCCTCCAGCGCGAGGGGCGCCTGCGCGCGGCCCACCTGCGCGATCCCGCGAACAACCCCGAGCCCGACTCGAACGGGCCGATCATGCTGGCGGGCCGCGGCGCCCGGGCGACGGAGTACCTGGGGCTGGCGTCGGCCAACTTCAATCACTTCTCGGATCAGAGCGCCGACAGCGACGCGCTGTTCGACGGCGCCGCCACGATGAACGCCGCCTACAAGCCCGAGATCGACGCGGCCAAGGGCAAGTTCGGCATGAACATCGGTCAGTGGCTGACGATGCACCTGTCGGCCGGCCAGCGCGCGTTCCTCGACGGCATGCAGGGCAAGCCGTTCGGCGGCGCGGCGGTGGCGATGGACGCGGGCGCGCTCCACTACCTGACCGACGCGTTCGCCGCCGGCCACATGCGCACGCCGCGCACGGCCATGGCCGAGGAGTACAAGCGCGTCTTCAAGGCCGCGGCCCGGGCCGAGGTCGGCAAGCTGGTCGATCCGATCCCGAACTCGCTCGACGTGACCTCGTGGATCCGCCAGGGGATCGCGGCGGCGTCGCCGGCGATGGTCCGCGGCGTGACCGGCTGGGTCGGCGATCAGATCCCGGCGATGTCGATCAGCCTGGTCGCGATGAAGACCGCGATCCGCGCCAAGCTCAACCCGGTCGCCGATCAGATCGGCGAGGCCATCGCGTCGAGCGTCGCCGGCTTCTCGGCCAAGGTGCTCCACGACTACGACAACGAGCACGGGGTCGAGGCCTTCAACGACGCCGGCGAGCACTGGGTGTCGAAGGGCGACCACAACCTGGCCGGCTCCGCGGAGAACGAGAAGATCGCGATCGCCGCCAGCACCGCCTCGGCCACGCACATGCACCAGCTCCACGCGGCCGGCGTCGCCAAGAAGGGCGCCGCCAACGCCACCCGCGAGGTCATGCCGTTCATCTCGCTGGCGCCGATCACCAGCCGCCTGCCCCAGATGACCGACGCGACCAAGAACGAGGGCACCACCCCGGGCGGGGCCCGCGACTGGCACTGGGCGACGATGAACCCGACCTACCGCGCCCAGGTCAAGCAGAACGCCATCAACTCGGTCAAGGACACCGTCGCGTCGGCGACCGACGCCCTCAAGGAGAAGGTCCGGGAGGCGGTCCAGGCCGCGATCGCGTCGGCGCTGTCGACGCTGGGGCACTACACGGCCATGATCCAGGCCTACGCCGGGGCGATCGTCGACAAGATCATGGACTACGTCGGCTCGATCGATCCGACGGTGCTGATCAACGCGATCTTGCGGTAA
- a CDS encoding acyl-CoA dehydrogenase, with protein sequence MSQPINRYKADLRDVRFVLFEQFKLQDILGKAPFENWGQEEVETVLGEVYSWSKDQLGPLNSVGDATGCQLVDGKVKTPEGFKAAWTSLYDVGWRRLSIPEEFGGMAGPFTLHAMAEEIMCGANTAFNMYPALTQGVADVIQHFGTTEQVAAYCTKLHDGTYAATMCLTEPQAGSDVGSATTKAAPMGGGKYKIKGTKIFISGGDHDLSKNILHLVLARTEDAPAGTKGLSLFVVPRDRPDGESNDVKVASIEHKMGIRASSTAVLNFGDDDNCIGELVGTEEQKGMSQMFHLMNYARIGVGVQGVAVASSAYLNAVEYAKERLQGPSIKQWKDAAAPRVPIIEHPDVRRMLLDMKARVEGIRALIVKLCLHLDKSSAAVGDPAEDAYHQGQVDLLVPLVKAYGSDQAFQICTTAIQTMGGAGYLKDHPVEQYARDAKIFSIYEGTNHIQALDLVGRKLGQRGGANLQAFIKDVQTFAATLKDHPTYKDAGAHLAMAAEAIMGTAMRFLGWFGGGKMEMVPLAANRFLEMMSETAIGWLLLEAAVIADAAAEQLPADHADRAFYAGKKYAALFYAVNVVATVPQKAQMVGKEDKTPLEIPTDAFATV encoded by the coding sequence ATGTCCCAGCCGATCAACCGCTACAAGGCCGACCTGCGCGACGTCCGCTTCGTCTTGTTCGAGCAGTTCAAGCTCCAGGACATCCTCGGCAAGGCCCCGTTCGAGAACTGGGGCCAGGAGGAGGTCGAGACCGTCCTCGGCGAGGTCTACAGCTGGTCCAAGGATCAGCTCGGCCCCCTCAACTCGGTCGGCGACGCCACCGGGTGCCAGCTCGTCGACGGCAAGGTCAAGACGCCCGAGGGCTTCAAGGCGGCGTGGACGTCGCTCTACGACGTCGGCTGGCGCCGGCTGTCGATCCCCGAGGAGTTCGGCGGCATGGCCGGCCCGTTCACGCTGCACGCGATGGCCGAGGAGATCATGTGCGGCGCCAACACGGCGTTCAACATGTACCCGGCGCTGACCCAGGGCGTGGCCGACGTCATCCAGCACTTCGGCACCACGGAGCAGGTCGCGGCCTACTGCACCAAGCTCCACGACGGCACCTACGCGGCGACGATGTGCCTGACCGAGCCCCAGGCCGGCTCCGACGTCGGCAGCGCGACCACCAAGGCCGCGCCGATGGGGGGCGGCAAGTACAAGATCAAGGGCACCAAGATCTTCATCTCGGGCGGCGATCACGACCTCTCGAAGAACATCCTGCACCTGGTCCTGGCCCGGACCGAGGACGCGCCGGCCGGCACCAAGGGCCTGTCGCTGTTCGTGGTCCCGCGCGATCGCCCCGACGGCGAGTCCAACGACGTCAAGGTCGCGTCGATCGAGCACAAGATGGGCATCCGGGCGTCGTCGACGGCGGTGCTCAACTTCGGCGACGACGACAACTGCATCGGCGAGCTGGTCGGGACCGAGGAGCAGAAGGGCATGTCCCAGATGTTCCACCTGATGAACTACGCCCGCATCGGCGTCGGCGTGCAGGGCGTAGCGGTGGCGTCGTCGGCGTACCTCAACGCCGTCGAGTACGCCAAGGAGCGCCTGCAGGGCCCGTCGATCAAGCAGTGGAAGGACGCGGCCGCGCCGCGCGTGCCGATCATCGAGCACCCCGACGTGCGGCGCATGCTGCTCGACATGAAGGCGCGGGTCGAGGGCATCCGCGCGCTGATCGTCAAGCTGTGCCTGCACCTCGACAAGTCCAGCGCCGCGGTCGGCGATCCTGCCGAGGACGCCTACCACCAGGGCCAGGTCGATCTGCTGGTGCCGCTGGTCAAGGCCTACGGCTCCGACCAGGCGTTCCAGATCTGCACGACGGCGATCCAGACGATGGGCGGCGCCGGCTACCTGAAGGACCACCCGGTCGAGCAGTACGCGCGCGACGCGAAGATCTTCTCGATCTACGAGGGCACCAACCACATCCAGGCGCTCGACCTGGTCGGCCGCAAGCTCGGCCAGCGCGGCGGCGCCAACCTGCAGGCGTTCATCAAGGACGTGCAGACGTTCGCGGCGACGCTCAAGGACCACCCGACCTACAAGGACGCGGGCGCGCACCTGGCGATGGCGGCTGAGGCCATCATGGGCACCGCGATGCGGTTCCTGGGCTGGTTCGGCGGCGGCAAGATGGAGATGGTGCCGCTCGCGGCCAACCGCTTCCTCGAGATGATGAGCGAGACCGCGATCGGCTGGCTCTTGCTCGAGGCGGCGGTGATCGCCGACGCGGCCGCCGAGCAGCTGCCGGCCGATCACGCCGACCGCGCGTTCTACGCCGGCAAGAAGTACGCGGCGCTGTTCTACGCGGTCAACGTGGTCGCGACCGTGCCGCAGAAGGCGCAGATGGTGGGCAAGGAGGACAAGACCCCGCTCGAGATCCCGACCGACGCGTTCGCGACGGTCTGA
- a CDS encoding PQQ-binding-like beta-propeller repeat protein: MNRARSDWSATTSAPSSSRLALAGDVVTLPAPGEAPNALRAFRVANGDPSWETPTPDFMLTSALSGVLTVADRAGQTIYLAQGGHVAAVAAADGAIRWSRLVPDVEPFEAFTIDHTPVVDATRLYLLSRHARVVAIDRATGALAWRADDLDPATQLSVGDGVVITRSAERDELRAFDLATGALRWERRLTPSPTSRPYEATAVAQRTGHRDGMYLVVDGDRTVVAIDAATGETRWEEPIVAPATWAWAGARLIVADAASIRAIDHRAGTVSWRQPTGGHALVAPLDGSAVVLALPSAVTIVDVSAGTIAEVAQHRLRDDDRVIAAAAGGAILTVDGHARWYVRAGASLRERDLGEFAVGLSASRHALVQIELTSAGALTLDRSGTIARFAR; this comes from the coding sequence ATGAATCGAGCACGATCGGACTGGAGCGCGACGACCTCGGCGCCATCGTCGAGTCGCCTGGCGCTGGCCGGCGACGTGGTGACCTTGCCCGCCCCGGGCGAGGCCCCCAACGCGCTGCGGGCCTTCCGCGTGGCCAACGGCGACCCGTCCTGGGAGACCCCGACGCCCGACTTCATGCTGACCAGCGCGCTGTCGGGGGTCCTGACGGTCGCCGATCGCGCCGGCCAGACGATCTACCTGGCCCAGGGCGGGCACGTCGCGGCGGTCGCCGCCGCCGACGGGGCGATCCGCTGGTCGCGGCTGGTGCCGGACGTCGAGCCGTTCGAGGCCTTCACGATCGATCACACGCCGGTCGTCGACGCGACCCGGCTGTACCTGCTGTCACGGCACGCGCGCGTCGTCGCGATCGACCGCGCCACCGGGGCGCTGGCCTGGCGGGCCGACGATCTCGATCCCGCCACCCAGCTGTCGGTCGGGGACGGCGTCGTGATCACGCGCTCGGCCGAGCGCGACGAGCTGCGCGCGTTCGATCTCGCGACCGGCGCGCTGCGGTGGGAGCGGCGGCTGACGCCGTCGCCGACGTCGCGGCCCTACGAGGCCACGGCCGTGGCCCAGCGCACCGGCCACCGCGACGGCATGTACCTGGTCGTCGACGGCGATCGCACCGTGGTCGCGATCGACGCGGCCACCGGCGAGACCCGGTGGGAGGAGCCGATCGTGGCGCCGGCGACGTGGGCCTGGGCCGGCGCGCGACTGATCGTGGCCGACGCCGCCTCGATCCGCGCGATCGACCACCGCGCGGGCACCGTGTCGTGGCGCCAGCCGACCGGCGGGCACGCCCTCGTGGCGCCGCTCGACGGCTCGGCGGTGGTGCTGGCGCTACCCAGCGCGGTGACGATCGTCGACGTCAGCGCCGGCACGATCGCGGAGGTGGCGCAGCACCGCCTGCGCGACGACGACCGCGTGATCGCGGCCGCGGCCGGCGGCGCGATCCTCACCGTCGACGGCCACGCCCGCTGGTACGTGCGCGCCGGCGCCTCGCTGCGCGAGCGCGACCTCGGCGAGTTCGCGGTCGGGCTGTCCGCCAGCAGGCACGCGCTGGTCCAGATCGAGCTCACCTCGGCTGGCGCGCTGACCCTCGACCGCAGCGGCACGATCGCCCGGTTCGCGCGCTGA
- a CDS encoding glucose 1-dehydrogenase, whose amino-acid sequence MPTPLLLADKVVIVTGGSRGIGQAIAGACLDAGAKVVIASRKQADLDRAAAELAPRGEVVAIACHTGKADDVDALFAAAVAKYGRVDGAVNNAATNPYFGPLIDTPDAAIDKTIEVNVKGYLYVARALVRHARTRDGGAALVNVASVAGLRAAPMQGIYGATKAAVISMTQTLAFELGGANIRVNAIAPGLVETKFASAIVGNPMLRDHVIKRTPLARHAQPEEIAGAAVYLLSDAASFTTGSVLVADGGLTSA is encoded by the coding sequence ATGCCCACGCCCCTCCTCCTCGCCGACAAGGTCGTCATCGTCACCGGCGGCAGCCGCGGCATCGGCCAGGCCATCGCCGGGGCCTGCCTCGACGCCGGCGCCAAGGTCGTGATCGCGTCGCGCAAGCAGGCCGATCTCGATCGCGCCGCCGCCGAGCTCGCCCCGCGCGGCGAGGTCGTGGCGATCGCCTGCCACACCGGCAAGGCCGACGACGTCGACGCGCTGTTCGCGGCCGCGGTCGCGAAGTACGGCCGGGTCGACGGCGCCGTCAACAACGCCGCCACCAACCCGTACTTCGGCCCGCTGATCGACACGCCCGACGCGGCGATCGACAAGACCATCGAGGTCAACGTCAAGGGCTACCTCTACGTCGCGCGGGCGCTGGTCCGCCACGCCCGCACCCGCGACGGCGGCGCGGCGCTGGTCAACGTCGCGTCGGTCGCCGGCCTCCGGGCCGCGCCGATGCAGGGCATCTACGGCGCCACCAAGGCCGCCGTGATCTCGATGACCCAGACGCTCGCGTTCGAGCTGGGCGGCGCCAACATCCGCGTCAACGCGATCGCGCCCGGCCTGGTCGAGACCAAGTTCGCGAGCGCGATCGTCGGCAACCCGATGCTGCGCGACCACGTGATCAAGCGGACGCCGCTCGCCCGCCACGCGCAACCCGAGGAGATCGCCGGCGCCGCGGTCTACCTGCTGTCGGACGCGGCCTCGTTCACGACCGGCTCGGTGCTCGTCGCCGACGGCGGCCTGACCTCGGCGTGA
- a CDS encoding serine/threonine protein kinase translates to MTRYEVIERIGAGRMAEIFRGKATAAGGFEKPVAIKRILPHLSSDPRFVELLIAEAKIMSVLRHRNIIQIFDVGVGDDDEHFLVMEFVDGVDVGALQRQLESHRQRLPIDLVLHIGAEVCEALDHAQHAPGPDGEPMRLVHRDVTPSNVLVSKAGEVKLTDFGLAKRPEDGTSAGGLRGRYGYVSPEQASGLPADARTDVFAVGVIMWELALGRRLFSHLADFDALRAVRADDVPRVRDHDPSLPADLDTILSEALARDPARRLPNAGELGKRLRGLRYSLDDSSGDPASALARMVARAERTPPRPVEAPTAAARGHERSKRTSSGFDVSEPTVLRIRTADGFASDDEGTSLLHARAVIDRFDEDETRMARLPAAFGEQPTSRTDRDSLALPAQSAPMHLPRDSGEVTATAPPLDVGPPRARLRPRAASQAGGRERVTTPPPVPVRPPPRPAAPPHAPSAAPTSAPPSAHPPSAAPPRGTEPVERPAPPAAPPAAPPRAPVVHQSRLPSIAPPPYVAHRAGTMQPYPTPPSGTRRWWIIGGAAAVIAALSFLITRAALEPPELRPAASALVDAGVPLDAARTVSPARVPIDARAVDARPPVDAAVDAPPSTRRSTRSSRTTPPRPPTRRSPPTPPRPPTPRSPPTPPRPGRRGRSRSLRRGRSRRRSHRRRRAAERPAPTVRDQDHRRPDRRGRQRRDQRHEPVGEGPLGDDVAEAPGRATVGERAVHAALGEHRVDRPDRSHERDREHRQRRGRDRDRPRSHHPRQPRRPPDQRRQQVDLAGDEHADQRDPHRDQRRERRRRHQAQPRRQQADAAVAQVDRRHEPHHHQRQRDAVPTMRVIRIGHGAAANSRTTASSTSAPQRSPAIGMRSLWPWNMSANLMPDAFSIFTGEKPYQRAPSWVKYLASVKPGIMYGTTVASGSRATTWRAITS, encoded by the coding sequence GTGACCCGCTACGAAGTGATCGAGCGCATCGGCGCTGGCCGCATGGCGGAGATCTTTCGGGGCAAGGCCACCGCCGCCGGCGGGTTCGAGAAGCCGGTCGCGATCAAGCGGATCCTGCCGCACCTGTCGAGCGACCCGCGCTTCGTCGAGCTGCTGATCGCCGAGGCCAAGATCATGTCGGTCTTGCGCCACCGCAACATCATCCAGATCTTCGACGTCGGCGTCGGCGATGACGACGAGCACTTCCTGGTGATGGAGTTCGTCGACGGCGTCGACGTCGGCGCGCTGCAGCGGCAGCTCGAGAGCCACCGCCAGCGCCTGCCGATCGACCTGGTGCTGCACATCGGCGCCGAGGTGTGCGAGGCCCTCGACCACGCCCAGCACGCGCCCGGGCCCGACGGCGAGCCCATGCGCCTGGTCCACCGGGACGTCACGCCCTCGAACGTGCTGGTGTCCAAGGCCGGCGAGGTCAAGCTCACCGACTTCGGCCTGGCCAAGCGGCCCGAGGACGGCACCAGCGCCGGCGGCCTGCGCGGTCGCTACGGCTACGTGTCGCCGGAGCAGGCCAGCGGTCTCCCGGCCGACGCGCGCACCGACGTGTTCGCGGTCGGCGTGATCATGTGGGAGCTGGCGCTGGGCCGCCGGCTGTTCAGCCACCTGGCCGACTTCGACGCGCTGCGCGCGGTCCGCGCCGACGATGTGCCCCGGGTCCGCGACCACGATCCGTCGCTGCCCGCCGACCTCGACACGATCCTGAGCGAGGCCCTCGCCCGCGATCCGGCCCGGCGGCTGCCCAACGCCGGCGAGCTGGGCAAGCGCCTGCGCGGGCTGCGCTACTCGCTCGACGACAGCTCGGGCGATCCCGCGAGCGCGCTGGCGCGCATGGTCGCGCGGGCCGAGCGCACCCCGCCGCGACCGGTCGAGGCCCCGACCGCCGCCGCCCGCGGCCACGAGCGCAGCAAGCGGACCTCGAGCGGGTTCGACGTGTCCGAGCCGACGGTGCTGCGGATCCGCACCGCCGACGGCTTCGCCAGCGACGACGAGGGCACCAGCCTGCTCCACGCCCGGGCGGTGATCGATCGGTTCGACGAGGACGAGACCCGGATGGCCCGCCTGCCGGCCGCGTTCGGCGAGCAGCCGACCAGCCGCACCGATCGCGACTCGCTGGCGCTGCCGGCGCAGAGCGCGCCGATGCACCTGCCGCGCGACTCGGGGGAGGTCACCGCGACCGCGCCGCCGCTCGACGTCGGCCCACCCCGGGCGCGCCTGCGCCCGCGCGCGGCGTCGCAGGCCGGCGGCCGCGAGCGCGTCACCACGCCGCCGCCCGTGCCGGTGCGCCCACCGCCGCGGCCGGCCGCGCCGCCGCACGCCCCGTCGGCCGCGCCGACGTCAGCCCCACCGTCCGCGCATCCACCGTCGGCTGCGCCGCCGCGCGGGACCGAGCCCGTCGAGCGCCCGGCCCCACCCGCGGCCCCACCCGCCGCGCCGCCGCGCGCGCCGGTCGTGCACCAGTCGCGCCTGCCGTCGATCGCACCGCCGCCGTACGTGGCGCACCGGGCCGGCACGATGCAGCCGTATCCGACGCCGCCGTCGGGCACGCGCCGCTGGTGGATCATCGGCGGCGCCGCCGCGGTGATCGCGGCGCTGTCGTTCCTGATCACCCGCGCGGCCCTCGAGCCGCCCGAGCTGCGCCCGGCGGCGAGCGCCCTCGTGGACGCCGGCGTCCCGCTCGACGCGGCCCGCACCGTCAGCCCGGCCCGGGTCCCGATCGACGCCCGCGCGGTCGACGCGCGGCCCCCGGTCGACGCCGCCGTCGACGCGCCGCCGTCGACGCGCCGGTCGACGCGGTCGTCCCGGACGACGCCGCCGCGCCCGCCGACGCGGCGGTCGCCCCCGACGCCGCCGCGCCCACCGACGCCGCGGTCGCCCCCGACGCCGCCGCGCCCAGGCCGGCGCGGAAGAAGCCGGTCACTCCGGCGCGGAAGAAGCCGGCGCCGAAGCCACCGAAGAAGAAGGGCCGCTGAGCGGCCGGCTCCGACGGTACGCGACCAGGATCACCGTCGCCCAGATCGCCGCGGTCGTCAGCGACGCGACCAGCGTCACGAGCCCGTTGGCGAGGGTCCACTCGGCGACGACGTCGCCGAGGCGCCGGGTCGTGCGACCGTCGGCGAGCGCGCGGTCCACGCCGCGCTGGGCGAGCACCGCGTGGACCGCCCCGACCGCAGCCACGAGCGGGACCGCGAGCACCGCCAGCGCCGCGGTCGCGACCGGGACCGCCCACGATCGCACCATCCACGCCAGCCGCGCCGGCCGCCGGATCAACGTCGCCAGCAGGTAGACCTTGCCGGCGACGAACACGCCGACCAGCGCGACCCGCACCGCGATCAACGTCGCGAGCGACGCCGGCGGCACCAGGCCCAGCCACGCCGCCAGCAGGCTGACGCCGCCGTGGCGCAGGTCGACCGCCGGCATGAGCCCCATCACCACCAGCGTCAACGCGACGCCGTGCCGACCATGCGCGTGATCCGGATCGGTCACGGCGCCGCCGCGAACTCCCGCACGACCGCGTCGAGCACCTCGGCGCCCCAGCGCAGCCCGGCGATCGGGATGCGCTCGTTGTGGCCGTGGAACATGTCGGCGAACTTGATGCCCGACGCCTTCTCGATCTTCACCGGCGAGAAGCCGTACCAGCGCGCGCCGAGCTGGGTGAAGTACTTGGCGTCGGTGAAGCCGGGGATCATGTACGGCACGACCGTCGCGTCGGGCTCCCGCGCCACCACCTGGCGCGCGATCACGTCGTAG
- a CDS encoding ATP-binding protein: MATDAFVLAALKGYVARHGHRLVQADGRLSDLFVSLGEARNLIGLPMTPPGRVAQRAGWPSLEETTVELAAARAQLDRAGGTIARLRKVFGLDDEEVRLLVVAAAPYQSVDVGRLYTFAQADFTLKRPTVGFLAELVAELPGEVAGLVRRLRPDAPLVQHRLVRVDAPTGWGADAPLLAAAVSVPTRVLDELAGFDATLPPHLAALAEVEPVDWPGPDDLIIDPRVVAAVAAGVAAPRPRMVVSGPRGAGRRSVICSLARHGLRAGVVSVDLAALADDRLGALDQLAELAREATLLGAVLHLRADAWVDAPERVARATLGLRSLFAHHRGGIMITCDRSTGPIHAIAPGLHEVALPPLPPFEQRRAWAHALASYADGAALEARLADRFNLTPGLMIRAVREAASRGGGQVTAPAIIHAVRRQADHALSEVAEPFATTLTWDDVVLPDDVSDAIIDILSHAKHRAQVFDGWGFRRKVSYGRGLSCLFSGPPGTGKTMVAAVLAQTLERELYRIDLSRVTSKWVGETEKNLARVFDEAERAQVILLFDEADSLFSARTDVKSANDRFANNEINYLLQRMEAYDGMTILTTNLDAAIDPAFRRRIKFRVTFPMPEAAQRAMLWQSMLPPSAPVEAGLEFDELGTRYELSGGSIKNAVLRAAFLAADAGTVITAEHLRRAAVAEVEEMGRLVQ, encoded by the coding sequence ATGGCCACCGACGCGTTCGTGCTGGCGGCGCTCAAGGGCTACGTCGCACGCCACGGCCACCGCCTGGTCCAGGCCGACGGCCGCTTGTCGGACCTCTTCGTCAGCCTGGGCGAGGCCCGCAACCTGATCGGCCTGCCGATGACGCCGCCGGGCCGCGTGGCCCAGCGGGCCGGCTGGCCGTCGCTCGAGGAGACCACGGTCGAGCTCGCCGCCGCCCGCGCGCAGCTCGATCGCGCCGGCGGCACGATCGCCCGGCTGCGCAAGGTGTTCGGCCTCGACGACGAGGAGGTCCGGCTGCTCGTGGTCGCGGCGGCGCCGTACCAGTCGGTCGACGTCGGCCGCCTGTACACGTTCGCGCAGGCCGACTTCACGCTCAAGCGCCCGACCGTCGGCTTCCTGGCCGAGCTGGTGGCCGAGCTGCCCGGCGAGGTCGCGGGGCTGGTGCGGCGGCTGCGCCCCGACGCGCCGCTCGTGCAGCATCGGCTCGTCCGCGTCGACGCGCCGACGGGCTGGGGCGCCGACGCGCCGCTGCTCGCCGCCGCGGTGTCGGTCCCGACCCGCGTGCTCGACGAGCTCGCCGGCTTCGACGCCACCCTGCCCCCGCACCTCGCGGCGCTCGCCGAGGTCGAGCCGGTCGACTGGCCCGGCCCCGACGATCTCATCATCGATCCCCGGGTCGTCGCCGCGGTCGCGGCCGGGGTCGCGGCGCCGCGGCCGCGCATGGTCGTGTCGGGCCCGCGCGGCGCCGGACGCCGCTCGGTGATCTGCAGCCTGGCGCGCCACGGCCTGCGCGCCGGGGTCGTCTCGGTCGATCTGGCGGCGCTCGCCGACGATCGGCTCGGCGCCCTCGATCAGCTGGCCGAGCTGGCGCGCGAGGCCACGCTGCTCGGCGCGGTGCTGCACCTGCGCGCCGACGCCTGGGTCGACGCGCCCGAGCGGGTCGCGCGCGCGACGCTGGGCCTGCGCAGCCTGTTCGCCCATCACCGCGGCGGCATCATGATCACCTGCGACCGCTCGACCGGACCGATCCACGCGATCGCGCCGGGGCTGCACGAGGTCGCGCTGCCGCCGCTGCCGCCGTTCGAGCAGCGGCGGGCCTGGGCTCACGCGCTGGCGTCCTACGCCGACGGCGCCGCGCTCGAGGCCCGCCTGGCCGATCGCTTCAACCTGACCCCGGGCCTGATGATCCGCGCGGTGCGCGAGGCCGCGAGCCGCGGCGGCGGCCAGGTGACCGCGCCGGCGATCATCCACGCGGTCCGGCGCCAGGCCGATCACGCGCTGTCGGAGGTGGCCGAGCCGTTCGCGACCACGCTGACCTGGGACGACGTGGTCCTGCCCGACGACGTGTCCGACGCGATCATCGACATCCTCAGCCACGCCAAGCACCGGGCCCAGGTGTTCGATGGCTGGGGCTTCCGCCGCAAGGTCTCGTACGGGCGCGGGCTGTCGTGCCTGTTCTCGGGCCCGCCCGGCACCGGCAAGACCATGGTCGCGGCGGTGCTGGCCCAGACGCTCGAGCGCGAGCTCTACCGGATCGATCTGTCGCGCGTGACCTCGAAGTGGGTCGGCGAGACCGAGAAGAACCTGGCGCGGGTGTTCGACGAGGCCGAGCGGGCCCAGGTGATCCTGCTGTTCGACGAGGCCGACAGCCTGTTCAGCGCCCGCACCGACGTGAAGAGCGCCAACGATCGCTTCGCCAACAACGAGATCAACTACCTCCTCCAGCGCATGGAGGCCTACGACGGCATGACGATCCTGACGACCAACCTCGACGCCGCGATCGATCCGGCGTTCCGGCGCCGGATCAAGTTCCGCGTCACGTTCCCGATGCCCGAGGCGGCCCAGCGCGCGATGCTCTGGCAGTCGATGCTGCCGCCGAGCGCGCCGGTCGAGGCCGGGCTCGAGTTCGACGAGCTCGGCACGCGCTACGAGCTGTCGGGCGGCAGCATCAAGAACGCGGTGCTGCGGGCCGCGTTCCTCGCCGCCGACGCCGGCACCGTGATCACCGCCGAGCACCTGCGGCGCGCGGCCGTGGCCGAGGTCGAGGAGATGGGCCGGCTGGTCCAGTGA